One region of Prinia subflava isolate CZ2003 ecotype Zambia chromosome 6, Cam_Psub_1.2, whole genome shotgun sequence genomic DNA includes:
- the GBX2 gene encoding homeobox protein GBX-2, translating to MSAAFQPSLMMMQRPLGSSTAFSIDSLIGSPPPPAPGHFVYTGYPMFMPYRPVVLPPPPPPPPALPPALPPAHPHHHQLPSLPSGFCSSLAQGMALTSTLMATLPGTFPASPQHQEAARKFAPPGNFEKGEGIPPDGGGDDGKAFLGKDGALLPFPAADAVQASLAGALRGQGKEDPKADEDAKGKEESFSMDSDLDYSSDDNIPGQAAHKEEDSGNALEENPQNPPNSANTTSTGKNRRRRTAFTSEQLLELEKEFHCKKYLSLTERSQIAHALKLSEVQVKIWFQNRRAKWKRVKAGNANSKTGEPSRNPKIVVPIPVHVSRFAIRSQHQQLEQARP from the exons aTGAGCGCGGCTTTCCAGCCCTCGCTGATGATGATGCAGCGCCCGCTGGGAAGCAGCACGGCCTTCAGCATCGACTCGCTGATCGGCagccccccgccgcccgcccccgggCACTTCGTGTACACCGGCTACCCCATGTTCATGCCGTACCGGCCCGTggtgctgccgccgccgccgccgccgccgcccgcgctgccgcccgcgctgccgcccgcgCACCCGCACCACCACCAGCTGCCCAGCCTGCCCTCCGgcttctgctccagcctggcgCAGGGCATGGCGCTCACCTCCACGCTCATGGCCACGCTGCCCGGCACCTTCCCCGCCTCCCCGCAGCACCAGGAGGCCGCCAGGAAGTTCGCGCCCCCGGGGAACTTCGAGAAAGGCGAGGGGATACCGCCGGACGGCGGCGGCGACGACGGCAAAGCCTTCCTGGGCAAGGACGGggccctgctgcccttccccGCCGCCGACGCCGTCCAGGCTTCCCTCG CCGGGGCTCTCCGGGGCCAGGGCAAGGAGGACCCCAAAGCGGACGAGGACGCGAAAGGCAAGGAGGAAAGTTTCTCCATGGACAGCGATCTAGATTATAGCTCAGACGACAACATCCCCGGCCAGGCGGCTCACAAGGAAGAGGACTCTGGCAACGCGCTGGAGGAAAACCCCCAGAACCCCCCCAATTCCGCCAACACCACGTCCACGGGCAAAAACCGGCGGAGGCGAACAGCCTTCACCAGcgagcagctgctggagctggagaaggagttCCACTGCAAAAAGTACCTGTCCCTGACCGAGAGGTCCCAGATCGCCCACGCCCTCAAACTCAGCGAGGTGCAGGTGAAAATCTGGTTCCAGAACCGGCGGGCGAAATGGAAACGGGTCAAAGCGGGCAACGCCAACTCCAAGACGGGGGAACCCTCGCGGAACCCCAAGATCGTGGTGCCCATCCCGGTGCACGTCAGCAGGTTCGCGATCAGGagtcagcaccagcagctggagcaagCCCGACCCTga